The Sphingopyxis sp. TUF1 genome segment CAGCGCCGCAATCTGGTTGTGCCCGCGTTCGGCGCGGCGAAACAGCCCATCCCCTGCCGCCTCGTAGCGTGGCCAGTTCACCCACTGATGCCCATAGACCGGACCAAGATCGCCCCACTCGGTCGCAAATTTCTCGTCGGCGACGATCCGCGCCTCAAACTCCGCAGCGCTGATGTCCTCGCCCGTCGCGCGGCGATATTTGTCAAGCGGCCAGTCGGTCCAGATTTTCACCCCCTGCGCGACGAGCGAGCGGATATTGGTATTTCCGGTGAGGAACCACAACAGTTCGCGAAGCGCCGTTTTCCAGTAGACGCGCTTCGTCGTCAGCAGCGGGATCGCATCGTCCTTCAGCGAGAATCGCATCGTTTCGCCGAACAGCGATCGCGTGCCCACACCGGTGCGATCGACTCGCTCGTCGCCCTCGACCCAGACGCGGCGCATCAGGTCAAGATATTGCAGTTCATAATGGATGGAATCAGCCAAGGCGTGCTCCCTTTCTTTGCCCATCATTGCTAGGCCTCACGCCGTGCGGCGACAAGGGATTCGCCGGAAGCGGGCTGCCGATCCATCCGATGCGGCGCAGTCGGCTGTTGGGTCCGGCGGGCGCCTGCGCCATGCGCGGATGATGACGATCTTCGAGTCCGTCGGCAAAACTTATGCCGCCGCGATGCGTCCGGGTTTCGTGCCATGCGACGCCGAAGGCGCGATCGCGGCGCAATTGCTGCGCCCCCGGTTCGATGACGACCGGGAAAGCGTCCTTTTGGCGGCCTTTGACGCGTTCGAACGACTGGTTGGGTTTGAAAGCATCGACAGCGAAACGCCGCGTCGCTGCGTCGTCCCGCCGCGATGCTGGCGCAGGCTGCTGGTCAGCAGCACTGCGACCGTCCTGGTGGCGCACAACCATCCCTCGGGCATCGCCTGGCCGAGCGACGCCGACATTGCCGCAACGCACGAAGTCGCGCTTTTTCTGCGAACAATCGGTATCGATCTCGCCGATCATCTGATTTTCGTCTCCGACGGTCATTTCAGCTTTCGAACTGCCGAAATGCTGTAGTTCGGGCAATCGGCTTGACTGTGCCGATTGGCGCTTGAAGTTCGCAGATTGCGCGTCTAGAGGACCGCCCTGCCTTCGCGGCGGCCACGGCCGACGCGCAGATCGGTCGGGGAGTAGCTCAGCCTGGTAGAGCACTGTCTTCGGGAGGCAGGGGCCGGAGGTTCGAATCCTCTCTCCCCGACCAGTTTTCTCGCATAATTCATAATATGTCGCCGTCGCTTCTTGAAAGTCGGCGAATAACGCCCTAGATTTATTCTACACCGCCATGGTTTTCCCCCTTTCCATCGCGGTGAGTGCCCCGTCGGAAGCGATGCGGGCGCGTCCTCCCTGGACCCTGGCCACCTCGTACTTCGGTACGAGGTGGTTTTTTATTCGGCCGCCTGCGGCAAAAGCTCGGCGCGGGGGCGCCATTGCTGGGCCGCCCTTACCAAATCGGCGAACCAGCGCGAAAGGCGTTCCACGCGATCGGCGTCAGGCAGGTGGTCGGCGGTCAGATAAAGACTGCGGTCGATCTCGATCTGGATCGCATGAACGTCGCGGACCGGCCGACCGTGGGTGCGAACGATATGCCCGCCGGCATAGGGTTGGTTGTGCAGCACCCGCTCCCGCAGCGCCCCGGCCGATTCTATCACCATATCGACAAGCGCTCCGCTTGCCGTTGCGCCAAACCGGTCGCCGATGATGATCCGCGCACCATGCCCCGGTTGTCCGGACGGAATCGTCGGCATCGAGTGAAGATCGATCAGGATCGCGAACCCGAACCGCGTGCGCGCCGACGCAATTTCGGCTGCCAAAGCCGCGTGATAAGGTCGATGCAGCCGGTCCAGCCGCCATTCCAGCGCCTCGAGATCAATCAACCGCTTCCACAACGGGCCGCAGTCGGCAAGCCGCGTGGGCACGACCCCAAGCCCCGCTCGCTCTTTGCGCCCCGGCGTCGCGAACTGGGCGCGCAGCGCTGGTTCGACCTCCCCGGGCGCCATCTGGCCCTCGCCGCGATTGCAATCGGCGACAGCCCGCGCCCAAAGGGCGGTCACGACGGCCGCCCCCGCTTCGCAGGCCCCTGCCGCAATTCCGTCGCACCACCGGTCCTCAAGCCGTTCAAGCGTTGCATGGTCAACGCGCGCTGCGTCCAGGATTTCACGCGGATAGATACGCCCCGCATGCGGAACCGAAACGATAACCGGGCCTGGAGCTGCGGGACGGTTGACCTCGATGGCGGTGGGAATGATGGTACGCGGCGTCATTGACGACGGGTGGCAAATAATTGCGCAGGAATCCAGCCGCGACGCCAATTTGTTAAAACTCTGGCGCTATGTGATATGGCCAACGGAGCGTCCCCGCGCGGAACCGGCGATGCTCAAGGACCAGGGAACAGATTTTACGATGATTCGCATCTTACTGGCCGAAGACGACGACGTGATGCGCGAATATCTCGCGCGGGCGCTTACGGGCGCGGGCTATCACGTGACCGCTGTCGACCGCGGCACGGCGGCGGTTCCCTATATCGACTCGGGCACCTTTGACCTCCTGCTGTCCGACATCGTCATGCCCGAAATGGACGGCATCGAACTCGCCCAGCACACCGCCAAGGCGGCGCCGCAAACGCAGGTGATGTTCATTACCGGATTCGCCGCGGTTTCGCTGCGCGCGGAGGAAAATGTCCCTCAGGCCAAGCTGCTTTCCAAACCCTTCCATCTCAAGGATCTGGTGCGCGAGGTCGATGCGCTCTTCGGGCGTGCCGACCAGTCGCATCTTCAATAAGCGCGCGGGGGGCTTGCCAAGCCGCTCCAAGGCCTTTAGGGGGCGCGTCACCCCAAAGGATGGGCGTGTAGCTCAGTGGTAGAGCACTGTGTTGACATCGCAGGGGTCGCAAGTTCAATCCTTGCCACGCCCACCATTCAAAACGCCGCCGACCTGCAAGGTTGGCGGCGTTTTTGATTCAGGCCATGCCCTTCGCCAGGTCGCCGCGCGACGCATCGCCGATCTGGCTGCCGCCATCGCAATCGAGGATCGTTCCGGTGATATAGCTCGCCGCGGGGCTACACAGAAACACCGCCGATTCGGCAACCTCCTCGATCCGGCCCCAGCGCTTCATCGCGATGCGGTCGTAATGCGACTGCCGCGTTTCGGCGTCGGGCGCGAGGCGTTTCATCCCTTCGGTATCGGCAATCGGTCCCGGCGAAATGCCGTTCACGCGCACCTCCGGCCCCCATTCGAGCGCGAGCACGCGGATCAGCTGGTTGATCCCCGCCTTCGCCGCGCACGCGTGCGCCTGCAAGGCGGATGCGTTGACCGCCTGCCCCGCGGTGATTGCGATCAGCGAGGCGCCGGGCCGCACCAGCAGGTCGTGGCAGCCGCGAAAGACGTTGAACGTGCCATTGAGGTCGATGTCGACCACGGTACGAAAGGCGTTCGCCGACATGCCGAGCACGGGAGCCAGAAAATTGCCCGCGGCGCCCGAAATGACGATGTCCATCGGCCCGAGCTCGCCTGCGACGCGCTCCATCACGCCGCGAATCGCCGAATAGTCGCGCACATCGCCCGACAGGCCCAGTGCGCCCTTGCCGATGTCCGCCGCCGCGCGCGCCGCCTTATCGGGATCGCGCCCCGCCACCGCGACCTTCGCACCCAGTTCGGCAAAGCGTTTGGCGATGCCCAGGTTGATGCCGCTCGTGCCGCCAGCAACGAACGCGGTCTTTCCGGCCAGCAGATTATCGCGAAATGTCGACATGCTCCCTATCCTCTCTCTCGCTTCGGTCGCCGATCCGGGGGTTGACGGATCGGAACCAGTCGCCTTTTGAAACTGGAAGAGACAGCAAGGATGATCCGATGGCAAGTGCCGGCCCCACCTCGAACAGCTTTATCTCGCAGCGGCTGAAGCTTCATTATGTCGACTGGGGCAATCGCGAGGCGCCGCCGTTGCTGCTCGTCCATGGCGGGCGTGATCATTGCCGCAACTGGGACTGGGTCGCCGAGCGGCTGCGCGACCGATTCCACGTCATCGCCCCCGACCTGCGCGGCCATGGCGACAGTGCCTGGTCGCCCGACGGCAATTATGCGATCGACGGTTTTGTCTATGACCTTGCACAGCTGATCCACCAGCTCGACCGCGGCCCGGTGTCGATCGTCGCGCATTCGATGGGCGGCAATATCGCGCTTCGCTATACCGGCCTTTATCCCGATAGGGTGCAGAAGCTCGTTGCGATCGAAGGGCTCGGCCCCTCCCCCAAGCTGCTCGCCGAGCGCGCGAAGACGCCTTATGCCGACCGGTTCCGCAAATGGATCGACGACAAGCGCCAGGCCGCCGGGCGCACGCCGCGCCGCTATGCGACGATCGAGGATGCGCTCGCGCGAATGATGGGCGAAAATGCCTATCTCACCGAAGCGCAGGCGCGCCACCTCACCATCCATGGCGTCAGCCGCAATGAGGATGGGACGTGGAGCTGGAAATTCGACAATTATCTGAACGTCTGGCCGGCATTCGACATGCAGCAGGACGATATTGCGTCGCTGTGGGGCGCGATCACCTGCCCCACGCTGCTACTCTACGGCGCCGATAGTTGGGCCTCGAACCCCGAAAAGGACGGCCGCCTTCGCCATTTCAACACGGCAAGAGTCATCGAGTTCGAAAATGCCGGTCACTGGCTACACCATGACCAGTTCGACCGGTTCATGTCCACGTTAGACGATTTCCTTTAAGCTGCGCCCCGACGGCGCGTTCCGGCGCGCGATACGAGGCGGCACGATGGCATATTCGGGTCAGGTTTCGCGGCCGCAAAAGCTGCTGTCGGGCGGCGGAGCGCTGGCCGCGGCGCTCGCGATAGGCGTCGGACTCGCCAGCGGGCTCGACCTCGATGTCGTGCGCCGTGCGGGCGAAACCATCACCGCAATCGCCCTGCCCGCTCCGCCCGCCGCGCGCGAAAACGCCTTCCCGGCACCGGCGCCGAGCGAGCGCACCGCGGGCAAGGCGTCGGCAGCGAACAAGCAGGCGAAGGCCGCCCCGATCGCCGCACCGGCCCAAAAGCTCCCGCCGCTCACCCCGCCCGCCGCTGCGGCGCCGCAGCCCGGTGCCGGGAGCGACTCCTCCGCCGGGGCCACGCCCGATCCCGGCCCCGGATCGGGCGCGGGCGGCCGCGGCGACGGAACGGGTGCCGGCGGAACCGGAACCGGAACGGGCGGCGGCACCAAGGCCGTGTGGCGCAGCGGGACGATCCATGACCGCGACTATCCGCGTGATGCCAGCCGCGAGCGCGTGGGTGGCGAGGTGGAGGTGCGCTTCACGATCGAGGCCGATGGCCGCGTGACCGGCTGCCGCGTCACCAGGTCGAGCGGGAACGCTGCACTTGACCGGCGAACCTGCGAGCTCATCGAAGCGCGCTTCCGCTTCAAACCCGCGACCAATGCCGCAGGCGAAGCCATCGCGAGCCCCTATGGCTGGCGCCAGCGCTGGTGGCTGGAGCCGCGGCGCTAGATCCCGCCGAACATGATCGGCTCGGCGCGCGTCGGCTGCTACTGTCCGGGAGAAAAGGTGGCGGAGACGGAGGGATTCGAACCCTCGGTACCGGATTTACCAGTACGACGGTTTAGCAAACCGTTGGTTTCAGCCACTCACCCACGTCTCCGCATGGTCCGCCGCGCTAACGGCAGGTTTGGCCTAGGCGGGTCGCTATAGCCACGCGCTTCGTGGCCCGCAACGCCAAAGATGGCCCATTTTTCGTGTTCGCATCGGCATTTCATCGGCAAATCGATTCGGTCCGGCGCAAAATCGACTCGGGTCATCGCCGGTTCATTGCCCGCCCGGCAAAGCGAGTCATGATTAATGCGGGTTTCGCCGCCATGGCGACATATAATCCTTGGGGGGTCCCTATGTTTAAGACGTTCACCAGCCTGGCCTTGGCAACACTGGCGTCGATCGGTCTGGCGCTGACGCCGGTTCCGGCGGCGGCGCAGATGCGCGAGATCGACCCCAGCAGCATGGAGGTCGATTCCGACCTGGATAACCCCGCCCCACCGCCCGCAACGAGCGATCCTGTGCCGAGCGAATCCTATGACAGCGATCTTGCCACGGGGGATCAGCAGACGAGCGAAACGCCGGTCGATCCCGTCGCTCCTGCCAGCGATGCCTCCACCGTCGCCGCCGCGCCGGGATCAACCTACAAAAAAGACGATCTCATCGGAGCGGCCGAAGGGATCTTCGGCAAGGGCGCGCAAGGTCTGGCAGCGATGATCGAGGATATTTTGAAGGATCAGGGCGAGCCCAACGCCTATATCGTCGGGCGCGAAGCCGGCGGCGCGCTCGTGCTCGGCGTGCGTTATGGCTCGGGAACGCTGCATCACAAGATCGAGGGCGAACTGCCCGCCTATTGGACCGGCCCGTCGATCGGTTTCGACGCGGGGGCCAACGCGGCCAACACCTTCGTCCTCGTCTATAATCTTTTCGACAGCGAAGACCTCTACAAGCGCTATCCCGCGGGCGAAGGCGCGGCCTATCTGGTCGGTGGATTCAACGCCAGCTACCTGCGCCGCGGGGACGTCGTGCTGATCCCGATCCGCGTCGGCGTCGGCGCGCGCCTCGGCGCCAATGTCGGTTATATGAAATTCCGCAAGAAGCAGAACTGGGTGCCCTTTTGACGCTCACCCGTCTGCCCGGGGACAAGAACCCGCGCCTCGGCGCGGGTTTTTTTGGGGGAATGGCGGTTAACCACCGAACCTAGCCGTCGCCCCCGCGAAGGCGGGGGCCGCTGTCGGTTTACACAGCGACGCAGGAAAAGGCCGATTGCGGCCCCCGCCTTCGCGGGGGCGACGGTTTATTGAAACGTCCGCTCCCCACCCCAAAGCAGACATCAAAAAACGCTGTCCTACATGGTCAGGCTATGCCAGCCTTCGTTCCGGCTCTTTCAACATGTGGACAAACCAACTGCTGCCCGCCTGCAGGCGCGCGCCGGAACCGCGCCCGGCGTTGTGCGCCGAGGCGGCTCAGCCGGGACAGCGTGCAAGGCTGACCTTTACTGACCTTTGAAACAGTTCCGCGACCTATGGTTCGATCGGATCGCTCGCCCAACCCGGCCCGTTCGCCAGCGAAAGCACCCTATTCGGCCGCCTCAAGCTTGTCCTGCGTGCGCAGCTCGAAATCCGATGCGTCGTGGCGTTCGCGCAGCTGGCTCGCCGGATCGCCGGTCAGGCGGTTGACCATCCGCCCGCGCTTCACCGCCGGGCGCGCCGCGAGCTGATCGGTCCAGCGCAGGACGTTCTTATAATCCTGCACCTGCAGGAACTCGCCTGCGTCATAGACCAGCCCCTTTACGAGTGAGCCATACCAGGGCCAGATCGCCATGTCCGCGATCGTATAATCACCGCCCGCGATATATTCGCTCTCCGCGAGGCGCCGGTCGAGCACGTCGAGCTGGCGCTTCACTTCCATCGCATAGCGGTTGATCGGATATTCCTGCTTCGTCGGCGCATAGGCATAGAAATGGCCGAAGCCGCCGCCCAGGAAAGGCGCGCTGCCCATCTGCCACATCAGCCACGAAAGCGTTTCGGCGCGCTTCGCCGTGTCGGTGGGCAGGAAGGCGCCGAATTTCTCGGCCAGATGAATCAGGATGGCGCCCGATTCGAACACCCGGATCGCTTCGGCGCCGCTGCGGTCGACGAGCGCGGGGATCTTGCTGTTGGGATTGGCGCCGACAAAGCCGCTCGAAAACTGGTCGCCTTCACCGATGTTGATCAGCCACGCATCATATTCGGCGCCGCCGTGCCCGGCCGCCAGCAATTCCTCGAGCATCACCGTCACCTTCACGCCGTTGGGCGTACCGAGCGAATAGAGCTGGAGCGGATGCTTGCCGACGGGCAGTTCCTTGTCATGCGTCGGCCCCGCAACCGGGCGGTTGATATTGGCGAAGCGCCCGCCGCTGGCCTTGTCCCATGTCCAGATTTTCGGCGGCACATATTCGCTGGTGTCGGTCATCGCGCAGCTCCTTGACTGATTTTTATACCGATCGGTAACCTAAGTGCCCACGCGCCTACTGTCCACCCTTGGCCGATCAAATAATATTTGCCGCGCGCAAAGCCGAAATCGCGTCGGCATCATAGCCAAGCTCAGCGAGTATCGTGTCACTATGCTCGCCGAGCTGCGGTGCACGGCTCGCCGCTACCTTGTCGCTTGCCGACAGGCGGATCGGTGCGCGGATGACGGGCACTTCACCAGGCGCGCCAGGATAGGCGACGGGCTCGACGAGTCGCATCGCCGCGACCTGCGGATGGGCTAGCGCTTCGCTCGGACGAAGAACGGGCGCCGCAGGCACGCGCGCCGCGCCCAGTTCGGCGATGGCGTCATCGCTCGTGCGCTCGATGCACCAGCGCTGCATGATCGCGCTCAGATCCGCGCCATTGTCCCCACGCAATATGTCGCTGGCATAGCGCGGATCGCCGACGAGTTCGGGGTGCCCGACGAGCGCTGCCCAGCGGGCGAAGATCCCATTGCCGACGATTTGCGTGACGATCCAGCCGTCGCGCGTGCGGAACAGGTCGGTGGGCGCCGAGCTGAAGCTGCGGTTGCCAATCGGCTGGCGTTCGATGCCGTTCAGCGCATGATCGATGGTGAGCGCGTTCGAGAGCGCGAGCGCGGTGCCGAGCAGCGATCCCGATACGCATTGCCCCTTCCCCGTCGCCTCGCGCTCGCGCAGCGCCAGCATCACTCCAAAGGCGCAGTGGAGCGCGGTCGAGAAATCGACATAATTGACCTGCGCGCGATAGGGTTGATCCGCCGTGCCGGTCAGGTGGACCGTCCCCGACATCGCCTGCCCCACCGCATCGAATCCCACGTGGCTCGCGAGCGGCCCTTCGCTGCCAAAAGCGGAGGCGGTCGCCAGGATGATTCGTGGATTGATCGCCGACAGGCTGTCATAATCGAGGCCCAGCTTGACCAGCGCATCGTGCGGCAGGTTGGCAACGACGACATCGGCGGTTTCGATAAGACGGCGTACGATCTCGCGGCCCTCGGGACTGCCGGGCTTCAAGGTCAGGCAGCGTTTGGCGCGATTCATCTGCATGAACATCGCCCCCGATCCATCGTCGGCGACGGGCACCGTATAGCGGTCGTCATTTCCGCCCGGCGCCTCGATGCGGATAACATCGGCGCCATAATCGGCGAGCAACGCCGCGCAATAAGGTCCGGCGATATAGCGGCCGAAATCAAGCACCCTTATTCCCGTCAGCGGCACGCCATCCCCTTCCCTCTTCCGTTTCTGTCAACGGGGCTAGCAGCCGTCCGTCGAGCCTGCCAGCGCCTTCGTCGAAAGCGACGGCTTGCAACTTAGCGCACCGCTCATATGGTCGGCACATAATTTCAAACGGGGATAATATCATGGCGCGCTTCGCTCTCGCCCTTGCGGCGACTTTGGCTTGTTCGACCTCGGTCTGGGCGCAAAGTGCACCCGCTCCGACCGCTGAGGCCAAAGATGCCAAGTGGGACGTCAACGCTCCGCCGGGCATGGCAACCCGCAAAGTCCCCATTGCGGTCGACGAAGGCAGCTGGATGAATGTCGATGTCGCCCCTGACGGGCGCACCATCGCCTTCGACCTGCTCGGCGACATCTACACGATGCCCATCGACGGCGGCACGCCGACGCGCATCGCCGAGGGGCTGGCCTATGAGCATCAGCCGCGTTTCTCGCCCGACGGCACGCGCATCGCGTTCGTTTCCGACCGCGGCGGCGGTGACAATATCTGGATCATGAACCGCGACGGCAGCGACAAAAGGCAGGTGTCGAAAGAGGATTTCCGCCTGCTCAACCAGCCGAGCTGGAGTCCCGACGGGCAGTTTCTTGTCGCCAAGAAGCATTTTACCACGGGCCGCTCGCTCGGCACGGGCGAGGTGTGGATGTATCATGTGTCGGGCGGCGCGGGCGTGCCGCTGGTCAAGAAACCCAATGAGCGGCATCAGAAGGAGCTGGGCGAACCCATTTTCGCGCCCGACGGCAAGAGTGTCTATTATACGCGCAACGTCACGCCCGGCCCGATCTTCGAATATGCGCAGGACAGCAACACCGACCTCTTTCATATCGAACGCTACAGCCTCGAAGACGGGACGGTCAGCACCGCGGCGTCTGGCAATGGCGGCGCCGTGCGCCCCACTCCTTCACCCGACGGCAAGCGCCTCGCCTTCGTGCGGCGCGAAGGCGCACTGTCCAAGCTCTATGTGAAGGATCTTGCGTCGGGCGCCGAAACCAAGCTTTACGACGCGCTCGACCAGGATGTGCAGGAAACGTGGGCGGTGACCGGCGTCTATCCGAACATGGCGTGGACCCCCGATAGCCGCGACATTCTGTTCTGGGCGGGCGGTAAGCTGCGCCGCGTCGACGCGAGCGGAGGCGAAGCGCGCATCATCCCGTTCCGCATCAACGACGACCGTGTGATCGTCGATGCGATTCATCCGGCAGTCGAGGTCGCCCCCGACAGCTTCACGACAAAAATGCCGCGCTGGGCCGAAGTGTCGCCCGACGGGCGCAGCGTCGTCTTCGAAACACTCGGCAAGCTTTGGGTCAAGCCCGCGGCCGGCGGCATCCCGCGGCGGCTGACCGCTGCGAAAGACGCGGCGATGGAGTTGTGGCCAAGCTGGTCGCGCGACGGCAAATCGATCGTCTTCGTGCGCTGGACCGACGCGGGTCTCGGCGAAATCCATGTGACGGGCGCCGCCGGCGGAAGCTCGCGTAAGGTAACGGCAACGCCCGGCCACTATGCTGAACCCCGCTTTTCGCCCGACGGCAAGACGATCGCTTTCGAACGGCGCGGCGGCGGCGGGCTGGTTTCGGCGCGCTGGGGCGAAGACCCCGGCGTCTATCGCATCGCGGCAACCGGCGGTGCGATCGAACGGATCAGCCGTGATGGCGCCAAGCCGCAGTTCGGCGCGGCAAACGATCGCGTTTTCATGGTCACTTCCGCCGATGGCAAGAGCCAGCTCGTCAGCACCAACCTGAACGGCGAGGACAAGCGCGTCCACGCAAGCGGTGAGCTGGTCAACGACTATGAAATCGCGCCCGACGGCCGCACCCTCGCCTTCCGGCAGAATTACGATGCCTATGTCACGCCGCTGATGCCCGGCGGGCAGGACGTGTCGCTCGGCACCAAGAGCGGCGCGCTGCCCGTGACTCGCGTGTCGGGTAGCGGCGCTGATTATATCCACTGGTCGAACGGCGGCCGCCGCCTGCACTGGAGCCGCGGCGCGACGCTGTTCAGCGCCGATCTCGCGAACCTCTTCGCCAATGCTCCCGCCGACGACAAGGCGCCCAAATTCACGCCGCCCACCGATGGCGTATCGCTGGCGATGACGCAGACGGCCGCGAAGCCCAAGGGCGCGGTGCTCATCACCGGCGCAAAGATCGTCACGATGGCCGACAAGGATGGCGGGGTGATCGACAATGGTGCGATCCTGATCGAGAACGACCGCATCGCTGCGGTCGGTCCCGCGGGCGCGATCACCGTCCCCGCGGGCACAACGACCGTCGACGCCACCGGCAAGACGATCGTACCCGGCTTCGTCGACGCCCACGCGCACGGCCCGCACGGCACCGACGAACTGGTTCCGCAGCAGAACTGGTCTGAAATCACCAATCTGGCGATGGGCACGACGACGAGCCATAACCCCTCGTCGCGCGCGTCGGAAATCTTTGTTTCGTCCGAAATGCAGCGCGCAGGGCTCATTCTCGCGCCGCGCATCTTCTCGACCGGCGAGGTCATCTATGGAGCGAAGTCCGCCAGCGGCTATGCCGAAATCAATGGCTATGAGGACGCGCTTGCCCATGTCCGGCGGCTGAAGGCGCAGGGCGCGAACAGCGTCAAAAATTACAACCAGCCGCGGCGCGACCAGCGGCAGATGGTCGTCAAGGCCGCACAGGCCGAGGGACTGTCCGTCGCACCCGAGGGCGGCTCACTCTTCACGATGGATGTCTCGCTCATCCAGGACGGCAATTCGACCGTCGAGCATAATATCCCGCTGCATGTTTTCTACCGCGACCTTGTCCAACTGTGGGGCCAGACCAAGGTCGATTACACCCCCACGCTCGTCGTCGCCTATGGCGGCCCCGCGGGCGATCCA includes the following:
- a CDS encoding amidohydrolase family protein, encoding MARFALALAATLACSTSVWAQSAPAPTAEAKDAKWDVNAPPGMATRKVPIAVDEGSWMNVDVAPDGRTIAFDLLGDIYTMPIDGGTPTRIAEGLAYEHQPRFSPDGTRIAFVSDRGGGDNIWIMNRDGSDKRQVSKEDFRLLNQPSWSPDGQFLVAKKHFTTGRSLGTGEVWMYHVSGGAGVPLVKKPNERHQKELGEPIFAPDGKSVYYTRNVTPGPIFEYAQDSNTDLFHIERYSLEDGTVSTAASGNGGAVRPTPSPDGKRLAFVRREGALSKLYVKDLASGAETKLYDALDQDVQETWAVTGVYPNMAWTPDSRDILFWAGGKLRRVDASGGEARIIPFRINDDRVIVDAIHPAVEVAPDSFTTKMPRWAEVSPDGRSVVFETLGKLWVKPAAGGIPRRLTAAKDAAMELWPSWSRDGKSIVFVRWTDAGLGEIHVTGAAGGSSRKVTATPGHYAEPRFSPDGKTIAFERRGGGGLVSARWGEDPGVYRIAATGGAIERISRDGAKPQFGAANDRVFMVTSADGKSQLVSTNLNGEDKRVHASGELVNDYEIAPDGRTLAFRQNYDAYVTPLMPGGQDVSLGTKSGALPVTRVSGSGADYIHWSNGGRRLHWSRGATLFSADLANLFANAPADDKAPKFTPPTDGVSLAMTQTAAKPKGAVLITGAKIVTMADKDGGVIDNGAILIENDRIAAVGPAGAITVPAGTTTVDATGKTIVPGFVDAHAHGPHGTDELVPQQNWSEITNLAMGTTTSHNPSSRASEIFVSSEMQRAGLILAPRIFSTGEVIYGAKSASGYAEINGYEDALAHVRRLKAQGANSVKNYNQPRRDQRQMVVKAAQAEGLSVAPEGGSLFTMDVSLIQDGNSTVEHNIPLHVFYRDLVQLWGQTKVDYTPTLVVAYGGPAGDPYWRAHTNVWEHPIVTKHIPPAELAANNKRRVIAPESDYIDDDAARQADKIAAAGRMVSIGAHGQQAGLGAHWEIWSFVRGGWSNIDALRAATIMPATSLGYAKDVGSLEAGKLADLLILDADPTENIRNTDKIHRVVLGGRMFDPITMNEVETGTRKREPYWWETDKP